One window of the Leucobacter komagatae genome contains the following:
- a CDS encoding CDP-glycerol glycerophosphotransferase family protein has product MQIVKDSKRAVKLAKRVLKGRRAFFELKSLLDERGPLAENAYRVGVYFADSDVNIYQMRQWYAPLQELSKTRPVVVLARNAAGALQLMRESGLDVAFVPKVTSIESFIATQQLDVVLYVNQNTRNFQMMRYGERWHVFINHGESDKMYMTSNQYKTYDYAFVAGDAARARLSRALWNYDVETRTVPIGRPQADHLDGDPAYMPDDRTVVFYAPTWEGDRPAASYGSVLTHGETLVRELLATGRHRVVYRPHPRSGVVSPEFGAANERIIAMLAEANQADASAQHVYDDSPVLGWQLRAPDVAICDISAMVYDRLATGRPIMVTRPLSPEAEVDEGGYLSVCEWLDAADAGDIAAVLDRVIGDAAAKERLGEWSTRYFGDTTPGAPTRRFGEAIESLLSRADDERRVGAARAN; this is encoded by the coding sequence ATGCAGATTGTGAAGGACAGCAAACGTGCGGTCAAGCTCGCGAAGCGGGTGCTCAAAGGCCGTCGGGCCTTCTTCGAGCTCAAGTCGCTGCTCGATGAGCGCGGCCCCCTCGCTGAGAACGCCTACCGCGTGGGTGTTTACTTCGCAGACAGTGATGTCAACATTTACCAGATGCGCCAGTGGTACGCCCCGCTGCAGGAGTTGTCGAAAACCAGGCCAGTTGTCGTGCTCGCGCGGAACGCGGCGGGCGCGCTGCAGCTCATGCGCGAGAGTGGCCTCGACGTCGCCTTCGTGCCGAAGGTGACGAGCATCGAGAGCTTCATCGCGACGCAGCAGCTCGACGTGGTGCTCTACGTCAATCAGAACACTCGCAACTTCCAGATGATGCGCTACGGCGAGCGGTGGCACGTGTTCATCAACCACGGTGAGAGCGACAAGATGTACATGACGAGCAATCAGTACAAGACGTACGATTACGCGTTCGTCGCCGGCGACGCCGCGCGCGCACGCCTGTCGCGCGCCCTCTGGAACTACGACGTTGAGACCCGCACTGTGCCGATTGGGCGGCCGCAGGCCGACCACCTCGACGGCGACCCCGCGTACATGCCCGACGACCGCACCGTCGTCTTCTACGCGCCCACGTGGGAGGGCGACCGCCCCGCCGCGAGCTACGGCTCGGTGCTCACCCACGGCGAGACGCTCGTTCGTGAGCTGCTCGCGACCGGGCGCCACCGCGTCGTCTACCGCCCGCACCCGAGGTCTGGCGTGGTGAGCCCCGAGTTTGGCGCCGCGAACGAGCGGATCATCGCAATGCTCGCCGAGGCGAACCAGGCCGACGCGAGCGCGCAGCACGTGTACGACGACTCTCCCGTGCTCGGCTGGCAGCTGCGCGCGCCCGACGTCGCAATCTGCGACATTTCCGCCATGGTCTACGACCGCCTGGCGACGGGGCGCCCGATCATGGTGACGCGACCGCTGTCGCCCGAGGCTGAGGTCGACGAGGGGGGCTACCTCAGTGTCTGTGAGTGGCTCGATGCGGCCGACGCCGGTGACATTGCGGCCGTGCTCGACCGGGTCATCGGCGATGCCGCTGCGAAAGAGCGGCTCGGGGAGTGGTCGACGAGATACTTCGGTGACACCACGCCGGGCGCGCCGACGCGTCGATTTGGTGAGGCAATCGAGTCGCTCTTGTCTCGGGCAGACGACGAGCGTCGGGTCGGCGCGGCGAGGGCAAACTAG
- a CDS encoding ABC transporter ATP-binding protein, which translates to MATPRVRRTRPAEPAAAAEVPARSRIEVPTPSVVRARERGRVAEQNPVVLRTEMLTKVYGSTVAANEVSFEVHAGSLTGVVGPNGAGKTTTLSMISGLLRPGSGRVSVGDVDVWADGAAAKRLIGTLPDRLRLFDRLTGGQLLYYSGVLHGVAEAEVAKRSGELAEAFGLESALDRLVSDYSAGMQKKIALACSMIHAPDVLVLDEPFEAIDPVSAANVTDILEKYVAGGGSVVMSSHSLELIQRVCDHVVIIVDGSVIAQGTVDDVRDGVSLEDRFRALTGIDESQKGLQWLHGSSDSE; encoded by the coding sequence GTGGCGACCCCCCGAGTGCGGCGTACGCGGCCGGCGGAGCCCGCAGCCGCCGCGGAGGTGCCCGCGCGCAGCCGCATCGAGGTACCGACCCCGTCTGTCGTCCGCGCTCGCGAGCGCGGCCGCGTCGCTGAGCAGAACCCCGTTGTGCTTCGCACCGAGATGCTCACTAAGGTGTACGGCTCGACGGTCGCCGCGAACGAGGTGTCGTTCGAGGTCCACGCCGGGTCCCTCACCGGCGTCGTCGGCCCGAACGGCGCGGGTAAGACCACAACGCTGTCGATGATCTCCGGGCTGCTTCGGCCGGGGTCGGGGCGCGTCTCCGTTGGCGACGTCGACGTCTGGGCCGACGGGGCCGCGGCGAAGCGACTCATCGGAACGCTGCCAGACAGGCTTCGGCTCTTTGACCGCCTCACGGGCGGCCAGCTGCTCTACTATTCGGGCGTGCTCCACGGCGTCGCCGAGGCTGAGGTCGCGAAGCGAAGCGGTGAGCTCGCAGAAGCTTTCGGTCTCGAGTCGGCGCTCGACCGCCTGGTCTCGGACTACTCCGCGGGCATGCAGAAGAAGATCGCGCTCGCGTGCTCGATGATCCACGCCCCCGATGTCCTCGTGCTTGACGAGCCGTTCGAGGCGATCGACCCCGTGTCGGCCGCGAACGTCACCGACATCCTCGAGAAGTACGTCGCCGGGGGTGGCAGCGTCGTCATGTCGAGCCACAGCCTTGAGCTGATCCAGCGCGTCTGCGACCACGTCGTCATCATCGTCGATGGCTCTGTGATCGCGCAGGGAACGGTCGACGACGTCCGCGACGGCGTGAGCCTCGAGGATCGCTTCCGTGCGCTCACCGGTATCGACGAGTCGCAGAAGGGGCTGCAGTGGTTGCACGGCTCTTCCGACTCCGAGTAG
- a CDS encoding glycosyltransferase family 2 protein, producing MPAVSYVMPVLNEEGFLERAVETILSQDYAGEKEIVLALGPSRDASNSIAERIAAADPRVRLVANPERDIPAGLNHAIRASSHPVIIRVDAHSELTPDYTVRGVAALRETGAANVGGVMRAAGSSPVQRAIARGYNSPYGLGGGAYHGDGTPGPAESAYLGIFRREAIEAVGGYDPAILRGEDWELNLRIRRAGYLVWFEPALGVTYWPRGSFGDLAKQFFATGTWRAVLVRKYGRANPWRFFAPGLLVVSLAVSIVLLGLQVAGVLPWGWWSIGWSPLAAYALAICFAVWRIPGQRGLRDRLLTGATLVTMHTSWGMGFLRGILFGGGRVVDRSRA from the coding sequence ATGCCAGCGGTGAGCTACGTCATGCCTGTGCTCAACGAGGAGGGGTTCCTTGAGCGCGCGGTCGAGACGATCCTGTCGCAGGACTACGCGGGTGAGAAGGAGATCGTGCTCGCACTCGGCCCGTCCCGCGACGCGAGCAACAGCATCGCCGAGCGCATTGCGGCGGCCGACCCTCGGGTGCGGCTCGTCGCAAACCCGGAGCGCGACATCCCCGCGGGGCTCAACCACGCAATCCGGGCGAGTAGCCACCCGGTCATTATCAGGGTCGACGCCCACTCTGAGCTGACCCCCGACTACACCGTTCGGGGCGTCGCTGCCCTGCGCGAGACCGGCGCGGCGAACGTCGGCGGCGTGATGCGCGCCGCCGGATCCTCCCCCGTGCAGCGGGCGATCGCCCGCGGCTACAACAGCCCCTATGGCCTCGGTGGCGGCGCATACCACGGCGACGGCACCCCGGGCCCCGCTGAGTCCGCGTACCTTGGCATCTTCCGCCGCGAGGCGATCGAGGCGGTGGGAGGCTACGACCCCGCGATCCTACGCGGCGAGGATTGGGAGCTGAATCTGCGCATCCGCCGCGCCGGCTACCTGGTCTGGTTCGAGCCGGCGCTGGGAGTCACGTACTGGCCGCGCGGCAGCTTCGGCGATCTCGCGAAGCAGTTTTTCGCGACCGGTACCTGGCGCGCCGTGCTCGTGCGAAAGTACGGGCGGGCGAACCCATGGCGGTTCTTCGCGCCCGGCCTGCTCGTCGTCTCTCTCGCCGTGTCGATTGTGCTTCTCGGCCTGCAGGTCGCGGGGGTGCTCCCCTGGGGCTGGTGGTCGATTGGCTGGTCACCCCTCGCCGCGTACGCGCTCGCGATCTGCTTCGCGGTGTGGCGGATCCCGGGCCAGCGAGGCCTCCGCGACCGCCTCCTCACGGGCGCCACGCTGGTCACCATGCACACGAGCTGGGGCATGGGATTTCTGCGTGGGATCCTGTTCGGGGGCGGCCGCGTCGTCGATCGGTCGCGAGCCTAG
- a CDS encoding M23 family metallopeptidase, protein MNSGPGQAPGAGRQRGATYLTPAPRRAAARLAAFISAGLIGGAAVFPAVMSPAALLPPGEDERALAAVAQGLESVDVPEARSVLDAVGTVRLEEVPAPRQAPGAAANESTAGALAAGQLQSLTLSDSEVRLPFDVDWPLTDGFGYRSAPVEGFHDAQDIAAAAGTPVLAVATGVVTEAGWASDGCGFSAKLQHRVGGQDLTSRYCHMEDASHDLRVGQTVPIGAQVGRVGNTGMSFGAHLHLALQLDGQPIDPLPFLRR, encoded by the coding sequence GTGAACTCCGGCCCCGGCCAAGCCCCCGGCGCCGGGCGACAACGCGGCGCGACCTACCTGACCCCGGCCCCGCGCCGAGCCGCGGCCCGGCTTGCGGCCTTCATCTCGGCGGGCCTCATCGGGGGTGCCGCCGTGTTCCCAGCCGTCATGAGCCCGGCGGCGCTCCTCCCGCCCGGCGAGGACGAAAGGGCCCTAGCTGCCGTCGCCCAGGGGCTCGAAAGCGTCGACGTCCCTGAGGCCCGATCAGTCCTTGACGCCGTCGGCACCGTGCGCCTCGAGGAGGTGCCGGCGCCGCGCCAGGCGCCCGGCGCGGCCGCCAACGAGTCCACCGCCGGGGCGCTCGCCGCCGGTCAGCTGCAGTCATTAACGCTGAGCGACTCTGAGGTGCGTCTGCCGTTTGACGTCGACTGGCCGCTCACGGACGGCTTCGGGTATCGGAGCGCGCCCGTCGAAGGGTTTCATGATGCGCAAGACATCGCGGCGGCGGCGGGCACACCCGTGCTCGCCGTGGCGACGGGCGTCGTCACGGAGGCAGGGTGGGCGAGCGACGGCTGTGGCTTCTCAGCCAAACTCCAGCACCGGGTTGGCGGGCAAGACCTCACGAGCCGCTACTGCCATATGGAAGACGCGTCGCACGACCTGCGCGTCGGGCAGACCGTGCCCATCGGGGCGCAGGTGGGGCGGGTCGGAAACACCGGGATGTCGTTCGGCGCGCATCTGCACCTCGCGCTGCAGCTCGACGGGCAGCCGATCGATCCGCTGCCGTTCCTGCGCCGCTAG
- a CDS encoding error-prone DNA polymerase, which translates to MTSPTPETYAELHAHSHYSFLDGASSPEHLVTEAQRLGLAGLALTDHDGLYGAPRFAEAALSTPDFLTVYGAELTLGLEAPQLGAADPAGTHLLALARGAAGYHRLASAITEGQLAGGEKGRPVYDVEQLAAAAGGDWVILTGCRKGHVRRALERGGMAGARAELDRLAALFGRDSVYVELTHHGHPGDDERNTALAQLAAESGLPTLATGAVHAATRHATRTAEAMAAVRARRSLAELDPHLPASGAAHLRSGDAMLRHFAQYPDAVARTVPLARELAFPLREATPRLPKLPLPEGHTQMSWLRELVWRGAAERYGAGQDALDAPRRERIERELDVIEQLDFPGYFLIVHDIVREARSRGILCQGRGSAANSAVCYLLKVTSVDSIFYGLPFERFLSSLREEEPDIDVDFDSERREEMIQYVYDTYGRRNAAQVANVITYRPKAAIRDAAKALGYSVAEQRAWTRSISHHDAFPSEQSGADAGESTPASDTGSPYAEIPEPVLRLANEFKGAPRHLGIHSGGMVLTERPVGEVCPIEHARMEKRTVLQWDKDDCAAMRLVKFDLLGLGMLSAIDKTLRMVAQATGEEWTFDSIPKEESGVYDMLCRGDAIGVFQVESRAQLNTLPRLRPRSFYDLVIEIALIRPGPIQGGAVHPYLRRRAGKEAITFSHPSLEPVLARTLGIPLFQEQLMQIATTVGGCTGEDADLLRRSMGSKRGKERMDSLREKIFAGMRANGIEGEEAQLVYTQLESFADFGFAESHSISFALIVYVSSWLKLHYPAVFLAGLLQSQPMGFYSPRSLAEDAKRHGVEVRPPDVQFSTVHAGVEPRSPAAGPLAPTGLLAPTGLPECAEHDRPPVGPFDESAPDQSGQHRRDGRFAVRLGLAEVRGIGTRVAERIVAARAPGPFADLADLARRADLDREQLEALASSGACAGLGLSRRDALWAAGPASENRDRYLPGIAVHVQPPLLPVLTDAEQTSLDLWTTGVATGTHPLALLRDSLDARGVARSDLARGAQNGSTVEVAGLVTHRQRPGTAAGVTFLTLEDESGTVNVVVWAKTWQAHRLVAQSAPAMIVRGVADRSPEGVFNVIAHGFEPLPAPQAIASRDFR; encoded by the coding sequence ATGACTAGCCCAACGCCCGAGACGTACGCGGAGCTGCACGCGCACTCCCACTACAGCTTCCTCGACGGCGCGTCCTCCCCCGAGCATCTCGTCACCGAGGCGCAGCGCCTCGGCCTCGCGGGCCTCGCGCTAACCGATCACGACGGGTTGTACGGCGCGCCCCGGTTCGCCGAGGCCGCGCTGAGCACCCCTGACTTCCTCACCGTGTACGGCGCCGAACTCACGCTCGGGCTCGAGGCGCCGCAGTTGGGCGCGGCTGACCCGGCGGGGACGCACCTCCTCGCGCTCGCCAGGGGCGCGGCCGGCTACCACCGGCTCGCGTCGGCTATCACCGAGGGGCAGCTCGCCGGCGGCGAGAAGGGGCGACCCGTCTACGACGTGGAGCAGCTGGCTGCCGCGGCCGGTGGCGACTGGGTGATCCTCACCGGGTGCCGGAAGGGCCACGTGCGGCGGGCGCTCGAGCGCGGTGGGATGGCGGGTGCGCGCGCCGAGCTCGACAGGCTCGCTGCGCTCTTCGGCCGCGACAGCGTCTACGTTGAGCTCACCCACCACGGGCACCCGGGCGACGACGAGCGGAACACGGCACTCGCTCAGCTCGCCGCCGAGTCTGGGCTGCCGACGCTCGCGACCGGCGCCGTGCACGCGGCAACGAGGCACGCGACCCGCACCGCCGAGGCGATGGCTGCGGTGCGGGCCCGGCGCAGCCTCGCCGAACTCGACCCGCACCTGCCTGCGTCGGGCGCGGCACACCTGCGCAGCGGTGACGCGATGCTCAGGCACTTCGCGCAGTACCCCGACGCGGTCGCGCGGACGGTGCCGCTCGCCCGCGAGCTCGCGTTCCCACTCAGGGAGGCGACCCCGCGACTCCCGAAGCTTCCGCTACCGGAGGGGCACACGCAGATGAGCTGGCTTCGGGAGCTCGTGTGGCGGGGCGCCGCCGAGCGCTACGGCGCGGGGCAAGACGCCCTCGACGCCCCGCGCCGGGAGCGGATCGAGCGCGAACTCGACGTGATCGAGCAGCTCGACTTCCCCGGCTACTTCCTCATCGTGCACGACATCGTGCGGGAGGCGCGGTCGCGCGGGATCCTGTGCCAGGGCCGCGGATCCGCGGCGAACTCCGCCGTCTGCTACCTGCTGAAAGTCACCTCCGTCGACTCGATTTTCTACGGCCTGCCGTTCGAGCGTTTCCTCTCGAGCCTGCGCGAGGAAGAGCCCGACATCGACGTTGACTTCGATTCCGAGCGGCGCGAGGAGATGATTCAGTACGTCTACGACACCTACGGGCGGCGCAACGCGGCGCAGGTCGCGAACGTCATCACCTACCGACCGAAGGCGGCGATCCGCGACGCGGCGAAGGCGCTCGGGTACAGCGTCGCCGAGCAGCGCGCGTGGACGCGCAGCATCAGCCACCACGACGCGTTTCCCTCCGAGCAGTCGGGTGCTGACGCGGGCGAGTCGACGCCTGCGAGCGACACGGGTTCGCCGTACGCCGAGATCCCGGAGCCCGTGCTGCGGCTCGCGAACGAGTTCAAGGGGGCGCCCCGGCACCTCGGCATCCACTCGGGCGGTATGGTGCTCACCGAGCGCCCCGTCGGTGAGGTCTGCCCGATCGAGCACGCGCGCATGGAGAAGCGCACCGTGCTGCAGTGGGACAAAGACGACTGCGCGGCGATGCGCCTCGTGAAGTTCGACCTGCTCGGCCTCGGCATGCTGAGCGCGATCGATAAGACGCTGCGCATGGTCGCCCAGGCGACGGGTGAGGAGTGGACGTTCGACTCGATCCCGAAAGAGGAGTCGGGGGTCTACGACATGCTCTGCCGGGGCGACGCGATTGGCGTGTTTCAGGTCGAGAGCCGCGCTCAGCTCAACACGCTGCCCCGGCTGCGCCCGAGGAGCTTCTACGACCTCGTGATCGAGATCGCGCTCATCCGCCCGGGCCCCATCCAGGGCGGCGCGGTGCACCCGTACCTGCGCAGGCGGGCCGGGAAGGAGGCGATCACGTTCTCGCACCCGAGCCTCGAGCCCGTGCTCGCGCGCACCCTCGGGATCCCGCTCTTCCAAGAGCAGCTCATGCAGATCGCGACGACGGTTGGCGGGTGCACGGGCGAGGACGCCGACCTGCTCAGGCGCTCGATGGGGTCGAAACGCGGTAAGGAGCGGATGGACTCGCTCAGGGAAAAGATCTTCGCGGGAATGCGCGCGAACGGGATCGAGGGCGAAGAGGCGCAGCTCGTCTACACCCAGCTCGAGTCGTTCGCCGACTTCGGTTTCGCGGAGAGCCACTCCATCAGCTTCGCGCTCATCGTCTACGTCAGCTCTTGGCTGAAGCTGCACTACCCCGCCGTATTCCTCGCCGGGCTCTTGCAATCGCAGCCGATGGGGTTCTACTCGCCGCGCAGCCTCGCGGAAGACGCGAAGCGGCACGGCGTCGAGGTGCGGCCCCCCGACGTGCAGTTCTCTACCGTGCACGCGGGCGTCGAGCCGCGATCACCCGCCGCGGGTCCCCTCGCGCCGACGGGGCTCCTCGCGCCGACGGGGCTCCCCGAGTGCGCGGAGCACGACCGCCCGCCAGTCGGCCCGTTCGACGAGTCGGCGCCAGATCAAAGCGGGCAGCACCGCAGAGACGGGCGCTTCGCGGTCAGGCTCGGCCTCGCAGAGGTGCGCGGCATCGGTACGCGGGTCGCCGAGCGCATCGTCGCGGCGCGCGCCCCCGGGCCCTTCGCCGACCTCGCGGACCTCGCGCGCCGGGCAGATCTGGATCGCGAACAGCTTGAGGCGCTCGCATCTTCTGGTGCGTGCGCGGGGCTCGGACTCTCCCGGAGAGACGCGCTGTGGGCCGCGGGGCCCGCGTCCGAGAACAGGGATCGCTACCTGCCCGGAATCGCGGTGCACGTGCAGCCACCGCTGCTGCCCGTCTTGACCGACGCCGAGCAGACGTCACTCGACCTGTGGACGACGGGGGTCGCGACGGGAACGCACCCGCTCGCGCTGCTGCGCGACTCGCTCGACGCTCGCGGTGTCGCGCGGTCGGACCTCGCGCGGGGCGCGCAGAACGGCTCGACGGTCGAAGTCGCCGGCCTCGTTACCCACCGGCAGCGGCCGGGCACGGCCGCCGGCGTGACCTTCCTCACGCTCGAAGACGAGAGCGGCACCGTCAACGTCGTCGTGTGGGCGAAGACCTGGCAGGCGCACCGACTCGTCGCGCAGTCGGCGCCGGCGATGATCGTCCGCGGCGTCGCAGACCGGTCACCCGAGGGGGTGTTCAACGTCATCGCACACGGATTCGAACCGCTTCCGGCACCGCAGGCTATCGCGTCACGCGACTTCCGTTAG
- a CDS encoding DUF3039 domain-containing protein: protein MGIFTRDTPDTGGGLDVMDRELEKLLEDSQIEDGDHERFSHYVPKDKIVESAVTGKPVRALCGKKWTPSRDPERFPVCPDCKKVYERMKK, encoded by the coding sequence ATGGGAATCTTCACACGCGACACTCCTGACACCGGCGGCGGCCTTGACGTTATGGACCGCGAGCTCGAAAAGCTGCTCGAAGACTCGCAGATCGAGGATGGCGACCACGAGCGCTTCTCGCACTACGTTCCGAAAGACAAGATCGTCGAGTCGGCGGTAACCGGCAAGCCCGTTCGCGCGCTGTGCGGCAAGAAGTGGACGCCGTCGCGCGACCCCGAGCGCTTCCCGGTCTGCCCGGACTGCAAAAAGGTCTACGAGCGGATGAAGAAGTAG
- a CDS encoding nicotinate phosphoribosyltransferase gives MHTSTALLTDHYELTMVDAALKAGTANRNSVFELFARRLSGARRYGVVAGTGRLLEAIADFRFADTELEFLRANSVVSSETIDWLANYRFTGDIWGYPEGEVFFPGSPLITVEASFAEGVILETLALSIMNYDSAVATAASRMVYAANGKPLAEMGSRRTSERSAVAAARAAYIAGFSATSNLEAGRSYGIPTMGTAAHSFTLLHDSEREAFEAQITAFGPDTTLLVDTYDIEQGVRTAVEVAGTGLGAVRIDSGDLPVVVVEVRELLDSLGATNTRITVTNDLDEHTVAALAASPVDSFGVGTSVVVGSGSPTMGMVYKLVAREDDNGEWVSVAKKSADKASVGGRKSVRRLHNARGVARSELIFLGDGPGGADEGSEFQESSREVLEHLVIAGEIQQQYVGADGIALARDRHRASVAELPRVAMSLTRGDPAIATEYR, from the coding sequence GTGCATACATCAACTGCTTTGCTCACCGACCACTACGAACTGACTATGGTCGACGCCGCGCTCAAGGCCGGCACCGCGAACCGCAACAGCGTGTTCGAACTCTTTGCGCGCAGGCTCTCGGGCGCGCGCCGCTACGGCGTCGTCGCCGGCACCGGCCGCCTCCTTGAGGCCATCGCCGATTTCCGGTTCGCTGACACCGAGCTCGAATTTCTGCGCGCGAACAGCGTCGTGAGCTCAGAGACGATCGACTGGCTCGCGAACTACCGTTTCACCGGCGACATCTGGGGCTATCCGGAGGGCGAGGTGTTCTTCCCGGGGTCTCCGCTCATCACGGTCGAGGCGAGCTTCGCCGAGGGCGTCATCCTCGAAACGCTCGCGCTCAGCATCATGAACTACGACTCCGCCGTCGCGACCGCCGCATCACGCATGGTCTACGCCGCGAACGGCAAGCCGCTTGCCGAGATGGGCTCGCGTCGCACCAGCGAGCGCAGCGCGGTCGCCGCGGCACGAGCCGCCTACATTGCGGGCTTCAGCGCCACGTCGAACCTCGAGGCTGGTCGCAGCTACGGGATCCCCACCATGGGCACCGCGGCGCACTCGTTCACGTTGCTCCACGACTCCGAGCGCGAAGCTTTCGAAGCACAGATCACGGCCTTCGGCCCGGACACGACCTTGCTCGTTGACACCTACGACATCGAGCAGGGCGTGCGCACCGCAGTCGAGGTCGCCGGCACCGGGCTCGGGGCGGTGCGCATCGACTCGGGCGACCTCCCCGTCGTTGTTGTCGAGGTGCGCGAACTCCTCGACTCGCTCGGCGCGACGAACACCCGCATTACCGTCACGAACGACCTCGACGAGCACACCGTTGCTGCGCTCGCGGCTTCGCCGGTGGACTCGTTCGGCGTCGGCACCTCGGTCGTTGTCGGCTCGGGCAGCCCGACCATGGGTATGGTGTACAAGCTCGTCGCTCGCGAGGATGACAACGGCGAGTGGGTGTCGGTCGCCAAGAAGAGCGCTGACAAGGCCTCCGTCGGCGGCCGCAAGAGCGTCCGCAGGCTGCACAACGCGCGCGGCGTCGCTCGTTCAGAGCTCATCTTCCTCGGCGACGGCCCTGGTGGGGCTGACGAGGGCTCCGAGTTCCAAGAGTCGAGCCGCGAGGTGCTCGAGCACCTCGTGATTGCAGGCGAGATTCAGCAGCAGTACGTCGGGGCCGACGGGATCGCGCTTGCGCGTGACCGCCACCGCGCGAGCGTTGCCGAGCTTCCCCGGGTCGCGATGAGCCTCACACGCGGTGACCCTGCTATCGCGACCGAGTACCGCTAG
- a CDS encoding DNA polymerase Y family protein, giving the protein MPPERVVVLHLVDWPGAHDDQEGDPPSFAPVFAKLTDLVPSLEELRPGLVAMRARGPARYYGGEREVAAALLGFARTENLGSARVGIADGRFAAEQAASADPEPSDGVLIVEPGGAAAFLSELPIACATDEKLGQLLPGLGIYTLGAFAALPESAVRARFGPGGVLAHRHARGEDGERGEPIRAQQAARDFAVGLDFEPPISGTEQLAFACSSLVERFIGALTEERLVCTSLRVTLTDDIGLRHERDWAHPRFFSPQDALARLRWQSESLVAGWAGAASDERAGAGIQAVRIAPVRTDRIASHEPGLWTSGPDERVHHHLSRAQGLLGPGGVGTVSLDGGRLLHERQQFTHWGSAPRRQRAPGPWPGALAAPQPTLVFSPPLRARLTDGEGEVVAIDEEDLLAAAPHALRVEGLPSPGTVRGWSKPWPIREHWWEGRPERFRMQVELDTGESWLLLARLREGEVTGAQTTWFAEGKYD; this is encoded by the coding sequence GTGCCTCCCGAACGCGTCGTTGTGCTCCACCTCGTCGACTGGCCGGGAGCGCACGACGACCAAGAGGGCGACCCCCCGAGTTTCGCGCCGGTGTTCGCGAAGCTCACGGACCTCGTTCCCTCGCTCGAGGAGCTCCGCCCCGGCCTCGTCGCGATGCGGGCACGCGGCCCCGCGCGCTACTACGGCGGCGAGCGCGAGGTCGCAGCTGCACTCCTCGGGTTCGCGCGCACCGAGAACCTCGGCTCGGCGCGGGTCGGCATCGCCGACGGCAGGTTCGCGGCGGAACAGGCCGCGAGCGCGGACCCTGAGCCGAGCGACGGCGTGCTGATCGTCGAGCCAGGCGGGGCTGCCGCGTTTCTCAGCGAGCTCCCCATCGCCTGCGCGACCGACGAGAAGCTCGGGCAGCTGCTCCCGGGCTTGGGCATCTACACGCTGGGGGCGTTCGCCGCGCTCCCGGAGAGCGCGGTGCGGGCCCGGTTCGGCCCCGGGGGCGTGCTCGCGCACAGGCACGCCCGGGGTGAGGACGGTGAGCGTGGCGAGCCGATCCGGGCGCAGCAGGCCGCACGCGACTTCGCGGTCGGCCTCGATTTCGAGCCGCCGATTTCGGGTACCGAGCAGCTCGCGTTCGCGTGCAGCTCGCTCGTCGAACGGTTCATCGGCGCGCTCACCGAGGAGCGGCTCGTGTGTACCTCGCTGCGCGTGACACTCACCGACGACATCGGTCTCAGGCACGAACGCGACTGGGCGCACCCGCGGTTCTTCTCACCGCAGGACGCATTGGCGCGGCTGCGGTGGCAGTCGGAGAGCCTCGTCGCGGGGTGGGCCGGCGCGGCGAGCGACGAGCGCGCCGGGGCAGGGATCCAGGCGGTACGCATCGCGCCCGTGCGCACCGACAGGATCGCCTCGCACGAGCCAGGGCTCTGGACGAGCGGGCCCGACGAGCGCGTGCACCACCATCTCAGCCGCGCGCAGGGGCTGCTCGGCCCGGGCGGGGTCGGCACGGTGTCGCTCGACGGCGGCAGGTTGCTGCACGAGCGCCAGCAGTTCACGCACTGGGGGTCGGCGCCGAGACGGCAGCGCGCTCCGGGGCCGTGGCCGGGGGCGCTCGCCGCGCCGCAACCGACGCTCGTGTTCTCCCCGCCGCTGCGCGCTCGGCTCACCGACGGGGAGGGCGAGGTCGTCGCCATCGACGAAGAGGATCTTCTCGCCGCTGCCCCGCACGCGCTCCGCGTCGAGGGACTGCCCTCCCCGGGTACCGTGCGGGGGTGGTCGAAGCCCTGGCCGATCAGGGAGCACTGGTGGGAGGGCCGGCCCGAGCGCTTCCGCATGCAGGTCGAGCTCGATACGGGCGAGAGCTGGCTGCTGCTCGCCCGCCTCCGCGAGGGGGAGGTCACGGGGGCGCAAACGACGTGGTTCGCGGAGGGCAAGTATGACTAG